The following are from one region of the Actinopolyspora halophila DSM 43834 genome:
- a CDS encoding LLM class flavin-dependent oxidoreductase → MRVGIVILPEHRWWAAEPLWRMAEEYGFDHAWTYDHVGWGSLVDKPWFDAVPTLTAAATVTSRIKLGTLVASPNFRHPVHFARELTALDDVSDGRFLLGVGSGGSGFDTRVFGERALSAAERGDRFTEFVELLDTILTSDNTSFDGEHYSAAEARRAPGCVQTPRVPFVVAAEGARAMRLAARFGNGWVTTGRPPGTEVTDSAAWWRGLRDNTERFDEALQQQGRVPGRVPRYLNADAGPSYSLSSVEHFRDVLGRASELGFTDVIVHWPRTEEPFEGRESILDEVSSEVLPGLKEH, encoded by the coding sequence GTGCGCGTTGGGATAGTGATTCTGCCCGAACATCGTTGGTGGGCCGCGGAACCGCTGTGGCGGATGGCGGAGGAGTACGGATTCGACCACGCCTGGACCTACGACCACGTGGGTTGGGGCTCTCTGGTGGACAAACCCTGGTTCGACGCGGTGCCCACCCTCACGGCCGCCGCGACCGTGACCTCGAGGATAAAGCTCGGAACCCTGGTGGCCTCGCCCAACTTCCGACATCCCGTGCACTTCGCGCGGGAGCTCACGGCGCTGGACGACGTCAGCGACGGGCGTTTCCTGCTGGGAGTCGGATCGGGCGGTTCCGGTTTCGACACGCGGGTGTTCGGTGAACGGGCGTTGTCCGCCGCGGAACGCGGCGACCGCTTCACCGAGTTCGTCGAACTGCTGGACACCATTCTGACCTCGGACAACACCAGCTTCGACGGTGAGCACTACTCGGCCGCCGAGGCACGTCGCGCCCCGGGGTGCGTGCAGACGCCGCGGGTGCCGTTCGTCGTGGCCGCCGAGGGAGCGCGGGCCATGCGGCTGGCCGCGCGGTTCGGAAACGGCTGGGTGACCACGGGGCGTCCTCCCGGCACCGAGGTGACCGACAGCGCGGCGTGGTGGCGCGGCCTGCGGGACAACACCGAACGCTTCGACGAGGCGCTCCAGCAACAGGGGCGTGTTCCGGGCAGGGTGCCGCGCTACCTCAACGCCGACGCCGGGCCGTCCTACTCGCTGTCCAGCGTCGAACACTTCAGGGACGTGCTGGGCAGGGCCTCCGAACTCGGGTTCACGGACGTGATCGTGCACTGGCCGCGCACGGAGGAGCCGTTCGAGGGCAGGGAGTCGATCCTGGACGAGGTCTCCAGTGAGGTGCTGCCCGGTCTCAAGGAGCACTAG
- a CDS encoding HAD family hydrolase has product MRQPCLVASDIDGTLLDPTERVTARTARSARGVDASGTPLVLVTGRPPRWVPRIVDSLGVAGTVVCANGAVIYDSAADTVLHSSDVDPLTLRDVTKLLREALPGCSFGVERATGGARDRVDEQFLAEPEFHRCWPNPDLRVVPVDELVGYAAGKLLVLHERMTSAQMAVVAEELVGSMLQVTYSTGSGLLELSAPGVNKASGLARVVGELGIAASDVLAFGDMPNDIPMLEWVGHGVAMGNAHPDVRQAADEVTASNEEDGVAAVLDRWW; this is encoded by the coding sequence GTGCGTCAACCGTGCCTCGTCGCCTCGGACATCGACGGAACCCTGCTGGACCCGACCGAGAGGGTCACTGCCCGCACCGCCCGCAGCGCGCGTGGCGTCGACGCCTCGGGAACCCCGCTGGTGCTGGTGACCGGGCGTCCACCGCGCTGGGTGCCGCGGATCGTCGACTCGCTGGGGGTGGCGGGCACCGTGGTGTGCGCCAACGGGGCGGTGATCTACGACTCCGCCGCCGACACCGTGCTGCACTCCAGTGATGTCGACCCGCTGACGCTGCGGGACGTGACCAAGTTGCTTCGCGAGGCGCTGCCGGGGTGCTCCTTCGGGGTGGAGCGCGCGACCGGAGGTGCCCGGGATCGCGTCGACGAGCAGTTCCTCGCCGAGCCGGAGTTCCACCGCTGCTGGCCGAACCCGGACCTGCGGGTCGTGCCCGTCGACGAGCTCGTGGGTTACGCCGCGGGCAAGTTGCTCGTGCTGCACGAGCGCATGACCAGTGCCCAGATGGCCGTCGTGGCGGAGGAACTGGTCGGCAGCATGTTGCAGGTCACCTACTCGACCGGCTCCGGGCTGCTGGAGCTCTCGGCGCCCGGGGTGAACAAGGCGTCCGGGCTGGCCCGTGTCGTGGGTGAACTGGGGATCGCGGCTTCCGACGTCCTCGCCTTCGGGGACATGCCCAACGACATTCCCATGCTGGAGTGGGTGGGTCACGGTGTGGCCATGGGCAACGCCCACCCGGATGTCCGCCAGGCGGCCGACGAGGTGACGGCGAGCAACGAGGAGGACGGTGTAGCAGCCGTGCTGGACCGCTGGTGGTGA
- the serS gene encoding serine--tRNA ligase: protein MIDLKTLREDPEAVRASQRARGEDPSLVDALLAADERRRSAVAGADDLRAEQKRMGKEVGKASGEERERLLSRAKELAGRVKEAEAEQTAAETELDRAQRAVANVVEPETPPGGEQDYVVLKHVGTPPEFDFEVADHLDLGTSLGALDMERGAKVSGARFYFLTGVGAQLELALLNMAAASATASGFTLTVPPVLVRPEVMEGTGFLGAHSSEVYHLEEDDLYLVGTSEVPLAGYHQGEILDLSEGARRYAGWSTCFRREAGSYGKDTRGIIRVHQFNKLEMFVYCAPERAREEHERLLAAEEDMLGKLELPYRVIDTAAGDLGDSAARKFDCEAWIPSQQDYRELTSTSNCTTFQARRLNVRHRDEEGGNRFAATLNGTLATTRWIVAILENHQRADGSVRVPEGLQPFMGGKELLTP, encoded by the coding sequence GTGATCGACCTGAAGACGCTGCGCGAGGACCCGGAAGCCGTGCGCGCTTCGCAGCGCGCCCGCGGGGAGGACCCCTCCCTGGTGGATGCACTCCTCGCCGCCGACGAGCGGCGCAGGTCCGCGGTGGCCGGTGCCGACGACCTGCGCGCCGAGCAGAAGCGGATGGGCAAGGAGGTCGGCAAGGCTTCGGGTGAGGAGCGGGAGCGGTTGCTGTCCCGCGCCAAGGAGCTCGCGGGCCGGGTCAAGGAGGCCGAGGCGGAGCAGACCGCGGCCGAGACCGAGCTGGACCGCGCGCAGCGCGCCGTCGCCAATGTCGTCGAACCCGAGACCCCTCCCGGCGGCGAGCAGGACTACGTGGTGCTCAAGCACGTGGGAACCCCGCCGGAGTTCGACTTCGAGGTCGCCGATCACCTCGACCTGGGGACCTCCCTCGGCGCCCTGGACATGGAGCGCGGGGCGAAGGTGTCCGGAGCGCGGTTCTACTTCCTGACCGGAGTCGGGGCCCAGCTCGAACTGGCGCTGCTGAACATGGCCGCCGCCAGCGCCACGGCCTCCGGTTTCACGCTCACCGTCCCCCCGGTGCTGGTCCGGCCCGAGGTCATGGAGGGGACCGGTTTCCTGGGAGCGCACTCCTCCGAGGTCTACCACCTGGAGGAGGACGATCTGTACCTGGTCGGAACCTCGGAGGTTCCGCTGGCCGGATACCACCAGGGCGAGATCCTGGACCTCTCCGAGGGGGCGCGGCGCTACGCGGGGTGGTCCACCTGCTTCCGCAGGGAGGCGGGCTCCTACGGCAAGGACACCCGGGGAATCATCCGGGTGCACCAGTTCAACAAGCTGGAGATGTTCGTCTACTGCGCTCCGGAACGGGCGCGGGAGGAGCACGAGCGGCTGTTGGCGGCCGAGGAGGACATGCTCGGCAAGCTGGAGCTGCCCTACCGGGTGATCGACACCGCGGCGGGGGACCTCGGGGACAGCGCCGCGCGCAAGTTCGACTGCGAGGCGTGGATCCCGAGCCAGCAGGACTACCGCGAGCTCACCTCCACCTCGAACTGCACCACTTTCCAGGCACGGCGGCTCAACGTCCGCCACCGCGACGAGGAGGGTGGCAACCGCTTCGCGGCCACGCTCAACGGCACCCTGGCGACGACCAGGTGGATCGTGGCCATTCTGGAGAACCACCAGCGTGCCGACGGTTCGGTGCGGGTGCCGGAGGGTCTTCAGCCCTTCATGGGTGGAAAGGAACTCCTCACCCCCTGA
- a CDS encoding peptidoglycan recognition protein family protein, producing MFRELTAGTVALATAVLLATGVTAQETARADPHRPARTTAERVDLSTVPTARGREDTRTVRTDRPFSMIGLTWNGPTPDRLRVRARTGKEWDEWHALEPLGTSHAPEARGHGHGSPAGATRARWTGPTSAVQVRARHGGADVTGRLRLIAIRPASAPAPEGPDARGPRPPVVTRAQWGADESLMRWPPQHAATTRAAVIHHTVETNDYTCAESARVVRGLYHYHAAELGWGDIGYQVLIDKCGTVFEGRTGGLDGHVIGGHTKGFNAQTFGVALLGNFQTARPSERALASAGAIAGWKLGTVGRDPLGRTTLVSGGGADNKYPEGTSVTLPRIFSHRDVSDTACPGRNLYARLDDIRKHAAG from the coding sequence ATGTTCCGCGAGCTCACCGCCGGAACCGTCGCGCTGGCCACGGCCGTGCTGCTGGCCACCGGGGTGACGGCCCAGGAAACGGCACGGGCCGACCCCCACCGGCCAGCGCGGACCACGGCCGAGCGGGTGGACCTGTCCACGGTCCCCACCGCACGCGGGCGGGAGGACACCCGCACGGTGCGGACCGACCGCCCGTTCAGCATGATCGGGCTCACCTGGAACGGTCCCACCCCGGACCGGCTGCGCGTACGCGCACGGACAGGCAAGGAATGGGACGAGTGGCACGCGCTCGAGCCGCTCGGCACCTCCCACGCTCCCGAGGCACGCGGGCACGGGCACGGCTCCCCGGCGGGGGCCACCCGCGCCCGGTGGACCGGCCCCACCTCGGCGGTGCAGGTACGTGCCCGGCACGGCGGCGCGGACGTGACCGGACGACTGCGGCTGATCGCGATCAGACCGGCCTCCGCCCCCGCACCCGAGGGGCCGGACGCGCGGGGCCCTCGCCCACCCGTGGTCACCCGCGCCCAGTGGGGGGCCGACGAGAGCCTCATGCGCTGGCCCCCACAACACGCGGCGACCACGCGGGCCGCCGTCATTCACCACACGGTGGAGACGAACGACTACACCTGCGCCGAGTCCGCCCGGGTCGTCCGGGGGCTCTACCACTACCACGCCGCTGAGCTGGGGTGGGGGGACATCGGTTACCAGGTGTTGATCGACAAGTGCGGCACGGTGTTCGAGGGACGTACCGGCGGGCTGGACGGGCACGTGATCGGCGGTCACACCAAGGGGTTCAACGCGCAGACCTTCGGGGTGGCGCTGCTGGGCAACTTCCAGACCGCCCGACCGTCCGAACGCGCGCTCGCTTCGGCCGGGGCCATCGCGGGTTGGAAGCTCGGAACGGTGGGACGGGATCCGCTCGGGCGGACGACGCTGGTCTCCGGCGGCGGCGCGGACAACAAGTACCCGGAGGGGACCTCGGTAACCCTGCCCCGGATCTTCTCCCACCGGGACGTCAGTGACACCGCCTGCCCCGGCCGGAACCTGTACGCGCGCCTGGACGACATCCGCAAGCACGCCGCCGGGTGA
- the glf gene encoding UDP-galactopyranose mutase, whose product MSFGGYDLIIVGSGFFGLTIAERAASQLDKRVLVLDRRHHIGGNAYSEAEPETGIEVHRYGAHLFHTSNKRVWDYVNLFTDFTDYQHRVFTRYQDQIYSFPMNLGLICQFFGRAFSPDEAKALVAEQAAEIDTAEAKNLEEKAISLIGRPLYEAFVRGYTAKQWQTDPKELPASNITRLPVRYNFNNRYFSDTYEGLPVDGYTAWLRRMADHPNIEVRLNTDYFDVRDQLPEVPIVYTGPLDGYFDYSAGELGWRTLDFETEVVHTGDFQGTPVLNYADQEIPYTRIHEFRHFHPERDYYPKDKTVIVREYSRFAESGDEPYYPINTSADRTKLATYRELAKQEAKERKVLFGGRLGTYKYLDMHMAIGSALSMFDNKVSPYFTEGRSLDGSMED is encoded by the coding sequence GTGAGCTTCGGAGGCTATGACCTGATTATCGTAGGTTCGGGATTTTTCGGACTTACCATCGCTGAACGCGCCGCCAGCCAGTTGGACAAGCGGGTGCTGGTGCTGGACAGAAGGCACCACATCGGGGGGAACGCCTACTCCGAGGCAGAGCCGGAAACGGGAATCGAGGTGCACCGCTACGGTGCGCACCTGTTCCACACCTCGAACAAGCGGGTTTGGGACTACGTGAATCTCTTTACCGATTTCACGGACTACCAGCACCGCGTGTTCACCCGGTACCAGGACCAGATCTATTCGTTCCCGATGAATCTCGGACTGATCTGCCAATTCTTCGGACGTGCCTTCTCCCCGGACGAGGCGAAGGCGCTGGTCGCGGAGCAGGCAGCCGAGATCGACACCGCGGAGGCCAAGAACCTCGAGGAAAAGGCGATCTCGCTGATCGGCAGGCCGTTGTACGAGGCGTTCGTGCGCGGGTACACGGCCAAGCAGTGGCAGACCGACCCGAAGGAACTGCCCGCGAGCAACATCACCCGGCTGCCGGTGCGGTACAACTTCAACAACCGCTACTTCAGCGACACCTACGAGGGTCTCCCGGTGGACGGTTACACGGCCTGGCTGCGTCGAATGGCCGATCACCCCAACATCGAGGTGCGGCTCAACACCGACTACTTCGACGTCCGTGACCAGCTGCCCGAGGTGCCGATCGTCTACACCGGTCCGCTGGACGGGTACTTCGACTACTCGGCGGGTGAGCTCGGATGGCGGACCCTCGACTTCGAGACCGAAGTGGTGCACACCGGCGACTTCCAGGGGACCCCGGTGCTGAATTACGCGGACCAGGAGATCCCGTACACGCGGATCCACGAATTTCGGCACTTCCACCCGGAGCGGGACTACTATCCGAAGGACAAAACCGTGATCGTTCGGGAGTACTCGCGGTTCGCCGAGAGCGGTGACGAACCCTACTACCCGATCAACACATCCGCCGACCGGACGAAGCTGGCAACCTATCGCGAACTCGCCAAGCAGGAGGCGAAGGAGCGCAAGGTGCTCTTCGGCGGGAGGTTGGGTACCTACAAGTACCTGGACATGCACATGGCGATCGGTTCGGCCCTGAGCATGTTCGACAACAAGGTTTCCCCCTACTTCACCGAGGGCCGCTCGTTGGACGGCTCGATGGAGGACTGA